In Ptiloglossa arizonensis isolate GNS036 chromosome 10, iyPtiAriz1_principal, whole genome shotgun sequence, the genomic window CGGGATTTCTTTCCTTTCTGTCCGATCACcccatttctgttgcatcgtttCTACCTGTGATACCCCGATCGACTTGTCTGTCAACtttagagaaaaaaagaggGTGAGAGAGGgtgggaggggaaaaaaaacatgagCGATCGTACGAACGAATCTTTGCGAGACGAGAAGTACTAAGTGTATAAATTTTTGACTGGGATTTTAATCAATTTCTAGTTTGTTAAGACAAAGTATTCagtgaaatattatttgtaagTACATAATCATTTTCAAGAAGTCGCATATAACTTTGTAACTTAAAATTCGAgtatattttaaagaattttcagATTGATTGTTATTAAATCAAAAATGATTTATTACAAAGACTGTTTCATCTACTATAGGAACTAAGCTAAATggcaattttttcatttacaaacTGTCATGTTTAATCACAAACTcttctttaattaattattttcgactTCAAGAATGTTTGCTAGTATCAATTAGAATGcagttaatataaataaaaaatgttatatgTGATTTCTTAAAAATGTAAGTAATTATAgacaatatttgtacaatttattaagGAATATTACGAACTACAGATTGATAGGTGTTTTGTTCAAAAAGTTTTACACCTAGAACTTCTCAGAATCTTATTAATCATTGGATGTTTaagttgatgaaccatcaaaggATATGAAATCGATGTTTTATACGATATGTATCATAGTAACATTTATGTCTAAGTAtttatatctatatttatttttagttcTTTCTCGTGTAAAGTTATTCCTAAATGATCGACCAACGTACTGATTCACtaatacgaaaattttaatatcgctTTATACATTGATATAAGACCGACGATAGAAATAAAAAGGAATATTGAATCAAATAGTTCTTTGAACACTTTGAAAATGAACttcttatttcatattttaattcACATTCTCTAGTACTTCTTGTACTCGGAAACAGTCGCTTACAATTTTCCATTTATCTCCCATTGCAGTAATTAGGAAACTTTGGTTAAATGGTTTCGATGTTTTATCATCATATTTTACTTGTCCTCCAACTTTTACAAGGAATGTCAGTTGATTTGCCACCTCAGGACCTATTAACATACACGTTAATTGAAAGcttcaaaatttgtataataatgaATGCAGATCAATATACACATGAACTTCAACatttaataattcaatattggctcatattataaatataacaaaacTACATTTGATTTAAGttgaatttgttaaaatattatgaTAGAAGCATTTCTTTTGAAAAAACaaatgtaatgttaatattctatGATATAGAATTTTAAATCTTTATAAATATCCTTGAAAAGTTTAAGatgattaattaataattttttaaagtcaTTATTATTTACCATTTGTAAAGGTTTTTACCTGTTATTGGTTGTGCATCCAAAGTAAAAACATTATGATCAGAAGGTGGCAAATCTGtccaaaatttctgtatatTATCTTTGCCTTCGATACCATTTCCATTCCAAATTAATGTTGCAGTGTCCAGATACAATCTCGATATAagctataaataatttcaaatgatTTACTATTTTCAGTCACATAATTCTATCTGTTCATGAACTAATTATACTTTCAACTGTTTAcctatttaataattaataatgtaTCTTCTATgtacataatttttaatttacttatttagattattaatttcaaatattcataTCACTCACATATCTGCGTTTGTCCAAACTTTCATAATAAAGCTTTGTAAATTCTTCAGCCGTTCTGCAGGCTTGATCAATTTTAGCTTTCAAATCCTGTAGAATAGTAAATAATAATCatgttgtataatttttattcaaggtgaaaaaaataatattatttaaaatacctgttccattttttaataatcatttattaaatcagctgcaaaaaattgaatattttcttgtCTGCAGTTTACAAAAAATGTAAACATAACCCCTAcaaagtaaagaaatgtttaaaacaTTAATAATCATCGTAATCAATTTCTCCTTAGATTTAATAACTCatgtatttcaaaatattttaaactaatcaaagaaaataaattaatctttacTTTCTTAATAATAGAATAGTAAAAACATTGCATTTTCTAAGAAGAAATAGCTGTAACATAACTTAATACATATGTTTAATACTTTTCATTTGACTACGTGACGGAtcacaaaatattttcattaaagttCTCCATAATCTTATGCGCTTAGAAATCTTGAATATTCAATgaattgaatataattttaaatgtttaatcCTTATATTGATAATCTATTTACGAAGGAAATGGTCAGTGAAATAATATAGCCATCTAGCGGTGatcagattaaacaatttttaaaggtAATTTTGTAATGTAGATAGCGATCTTAACGGAACATTGTTTAAGTTTGTagcgaaatattttacatttgcgCTAATAGATAGCACTACCGATCTTAACTCGACATCAAAAACACTGAAAGAGAAGGGGAAGATATTTTCCCGTCACTCGACATGAACCGATAGGATACTGTGccctgaataaaaataaatataatagaatttgTACGAGCTACtatttgtatatataaatattaatctttCAGTTCCCTTTGAAGACTCTAATCATTATATGTCAACTTATGATACACCAGTTACAGTGAGCCAATGAAATTCTTCACAGTCAGTGCTTTATTTATACGAAGTTTAAGTTAAATGTAATATAGATAGACTATtacatatttgtttaaaaaagaattatataAATCACATTTCTCAGtaagtaaattaataattattgtatcATTTTCAAGAACATTAATTACGATGTTTTATAAAAAAGTTTTTACTAGTATAAATGTAATTCTTCTTAATCAACTTTATTGTACAAAAACTGCGCAGTACATTATAAGAACCGtctctttcttattttcttattatatatatacatatataatatatatatataactatatatatatgtaaaactatataactatatatatataaaactatgtaactatatgtatatatatatatattactattTGATACGATTTAGGCTTGATAGAGAGCGTAAGTTGAACATAGAAATTACAGAGTAGAAGTACTATTGTTAGTCACTTCATGGTCACTTACAATTgcattcaattttttaacaaaaatccTAGATATCGCTAGTAACTTATTTCATATTATTCTCTAGATATAAATTGCAAATTTATGTAGATAAAAAGATTTCCAGAAATTCTTCTTGCTTTCTTTTCATTCCGTTTTTCGATACTAATACCAAAGAGAAAGAATATGCAATAAAACTCGATAGAGTAAACAGTgtacataattttttttacatatttatacaaCTTAAAAT contains:
- the Nxt1 gene encoding NTF2-related export protein 1 translates to MEQDLKAKIDQACRTAEEFTKLYYESLDKRRYLISRLYLDTATLIWNGNGIEGKDNIQKFWTDLPPSDHNVFTLDAQPITGPEVANQLTFLVKVGGQVKYDDKTSKPFNQSFLITAMGDKWKIVSDCFRVQEVLENVN